Proteins encoded by one window of Myxococcus guangdongensis:
- a CDS encoding sensor histidine kinase codes for MTPPEPPPAPPSTAPLRHLPLPTLTPTPGELAQEQRRGGRSALLGLGLVGVVALTSPVLGYLEDVDNAREELLGHLSNQARVQADALGVHLLLLEAELARVAGHPMLLPEDGASPAEQALLDSAFYHSSLFSEGVALLGPKGERVWSDPPGMSLGATPITRRPWFQRMVERKAPTIDLLEGEGGPLVVAVPMMNDGQLKGVLLGEVRTEALPTRATEETALFLMDARGRLLLPSATFSHAEDFSQSLRALAKAPGPLMLEGTRLMGAAAWVGRSELLLVVLEEEESATAGLRSRFLRQLAFHIALLTCTLGLFLVLLRHSYRSLLAAEERLRRQETMAALGTAAALIAHEVKNALNGIQAALSVLRTTPAGSELPVIGLRSQVERLGHLARSLLSFGAPRAALRRSCELHLLVGEALQSVRMLPESETVELRTSLEEHLTVQGDAALLVSAVDNLVRNAVEAGAVAKDTGLRPSPWVSVSLSREGPEAVLVVEDNAGGVDPRLEPRLWEPFATGRAKGVGLGLPMARTSVEAHGGSLTYTRRPQGSLFTLRLPLERTS; via the coding sequence ATGACCCCGCCCGAACCGCCTCCCGCGCCACCCTCCACCGCGCCCCTGCGCCACCTGCCGCTGCCCACGCTGACGCCCACGCCCGGGGAGCTGGCGCAGGAGCAGCGGAGGGGTGGGCGCTCGGCGCTCCTGGGCCTGGGCCTGGTGGGGGTGGTGGCGCTGACGAGCCCCGTCCTCGGCTACCTCGAGGACGTGGACAACGCGCGCGAGGAGCTGCTCGGCCACCTGTCCAACCAGGCCCGGGTGCAGGCGGACGCGTTGGGGGTCCACCTGCTGCTCCTGGAGGCGGAGCTCGCGCGCGTCGCGGGTCACCCCATGCTGCTGCCCGAGGACGGCGCGTCCCCCGCGGAGCAGGCCCTGCTCGACAGCGCCTTCTACCACTCGTCGCTCTTCTCCGAGGGCGTGGCGCTGCTGGGCCCCAAGGGGGAGCGCGTGTGGAGCGACCCTCCCGGCATGTCCCTGGGCGCGACGCCGATTACGCGCAGGCCCTGGTTCCAGCGCATGGTGGAGAGGAAGGCGCCCACCATCGACCTGCTGGAGGGCGAGGGCGGCCCGCTGGTGGTGGCGGTGCCGATGATGAACGACGGCCAGCTCAAGGGCGTGCTGCTCGGCGAGGTGCGCACGGAGGCCCTGCCCACGCGCGCCACGGAGGAGACGGCGCTGTTCCTGATGGACGCGCGCGGGCGGCTGCTCCTGCCGTCGGCGACCTTCAGCCACGCGGAGGACTTCTCGCAGTCGCTGCGCGCGCTGGCGAAGGCGCCCGGGCCGCTGATGCTGGAGGGCACGCGGCTGATGGGGGCCGCGGCGTGGGTGGGCAGGAGCGAGCTGCTGCTGGTGGTGCTCGAGGAGGAGGAGTCCGCCACCGCTGGGCTGCGCTCGCGCTTCCTGCGCCAGCTCGCCTTCCACATCGCGCTGCTCACCTGCACGCTGGGCCTGTTCCTCGTGCTGCTGCGTCACTCCTACCGCTCGCTGCTCGCGGCGGAGGAGCGGCTGCGTCGCCAGGAGACCATGGCGGCGTTGGGCACGGCCGCCGCGCTCATCGCGCACGAGGTGAAGAACGCGCTCAACGGCATCCAGGCGGCGCTGTCGGTGCTGAGGACCACGCCCGCGGGCAGCGAGCTGCCGGTCATCGGCCTGCGCTCGCAGGTGGAGCGGCTGGGGCACCTGGCGCGCTCGCTCCTGTCGTTCGGCGCGCCCCGCGCCGCGCTGCGCCGCAGCTGTGAGCTGCACCTGTTGGTGGGCGAGGCGCTGCAGTCGGTGCGGATGCTGCCGGAGTCGGAGACGGTGGAGCTGCGCACGTCGCTGGAGGAGCATCTCACCGTGCAGGGGGACGCGGCGCTGCTGGTGTCCGCCGTCGACAACCTGGTGCGCAACGCGGTGGAGGCGGGCGCGGTGGCGAAGGACACGGGCCTGCGCCCCTCGCCGTGGGTGTCGGTGAGCCTGTCGCGCGAGGGCCCGGAGGCGGTGCTGGTGGTGGAGGACAACGCGGGCGGGGTGGACCCCCGGCTGGAGCCCCGGTTGTGGGAGCCTTTCGCCACCGGACGGGCCAAGGGCGTGGGCCTGGGGTTGCCCATGGCGCGCACGTCCGTGGAGGCACATGGTGGAAGCCTGACCTATACCCGCCGTCCACAGGGCAGCCTCTTCACGCTGCGGCTGCCCCTGGAGCGCACCTCATGA
- a CDS encoding response regulator — MAHVLIVDDEPDLAHLIDFNLRDSGFSTQLAGTGEAALIAAREKPPELVLLDLMLPDMSGIDVCRQLRAQAQSREILIVMLTAKGEEADRIRGFEVGADDYVVKPFSVRELVLRLKAILRRGGTPQTTADTAPLALGALKLDLSAHRFYVEEKEVPLTALEFRLLGHLMTRTGRVQTREQLLEEVWGLSSSLETRTIDTHVMRLRDKLGPARTLLETVRGVGYRIVDPTH, encoded by the coding sequence ATGGCCCACGTCCTCATCGTCGACGACGAACCCGATCTCGCCCACCTCATCGACTTCAACCTGCGCGACTCCGGCTTCTCCACCCAGCTCGCGGGAACGGGCGAGGCCGCCCTCATCGCGGCCCGCGAGAAACCTCCCGAGCTCGTGCTGTTGGATTTGATGCTCCCCGACATGTCCGGCATCGATGTCTGCCGGCAGCTGCGCGCCCAGGCCCAGTCGCGCGAAATCCTCATCGTCATGCTCACCGCGAAGGGCGAGGAGGCGGACCGCATCCGCGGCTTCGAGGTCGGCGCGGACGACTACGTCGTCAAGCCCTTCAGCGTCCGGGAGCTGGTCCTGCGCCTCAAGGCCATCCTGCGCCGGGGCGGCACGCCGCAGACCACCGCGGACACGGCGCCCCTGGCCCTGGGCGCGCTCAAGCTGGATTTGTCCGCCCACCGCTTCTACGTGGAGGAGAAGGAGGTGCCCCTCACCGCGCTGGAGTTCCGACTGCTCGGCCACCTCATGACGCGCACGGGCCGCGTCCAGACGCGCGAGCAGCTCCTCGAGGAGGTGTGGGGACTGTCCTCGTCGCTGGAGACGCGCACCATCGACACCCATGTCATGCGCCTGCGCGACAAGCTGGGCCCGGCCCGCACCCTGCTGGAGACGGTCCGCGGTGTTGGCTACCGCATCGTGGATCCCACGCACTGA
- a CDS encoding hydroxymethylglutaryl-CoA reductase, degradative, with product MTDEFLDTQGVRGDRSTQSVFAGFQRLSLEERRERVGVELGLDAEALSGLTGEQGPRMQTTLSAVESAVGLFSLPLGLGLHLKVNGRVYAVPMVVEEPSIITAASFAAKLVGEVGGFLAEADPSLMLGQIQVTRFGPPSFAMARILEARTELLALANSLHPQLAQEGGGAREVEVRLLPSPEPGMDPLLVVHVHVDTREAQGADVVDSMMETLAPRIEQLTGGKVYVRALTHLSAQCLARARCSIPERMLGDFGLSGTEVAEGVVQASRFAQADPYRAAAHNKGIMNGIDALALATGQDWRAIEAGAHAFAALKGRYGPLSVWRREGGNLLGEIQLPLALGTVGATLQAHPGVQSALTLLGRPSARELACIFVSVGLAQNLAALRELGAAGVQRGHMTVHARTVASSVGAPPEWVEAIAALLVQEGEVKPDRARQVLDRMRGGGEAASLAPPPPTVDLRRREDLE from the coding sequence ATGACGGATGAGTTTCTGGATACGCAGGGCGTTCGTGGTGACAGGTCCACCCAGTCCGTGTTCGCCGGCTTCCAACGGCTGTCGCTGGAGGAGCGCCGTGAGCGGGTGGGGGTGGAGCTGGGGTTGGACGCGGAGGCGTTGAGCGGGCTCACCGGGGAGCAGGGGCCCCGGATGCAGACGACCCTGTCCGCGGTGGAGAGCGCGGTGGGGCTCTTCAGCCTGCCCTTGGGGCTGGGGCTCCATCTGAAGGTGAACGGGCGCGTCTACGCGGTGCCCATGGTGGTGGAGGAGCCGTCCATCATCACCGCGGCCTCCTTCGCGGCGAAGCTGGTGGGGGAGGTGGGCGGCTTCCTCGCGGAGGCGGACCCGTCGTTGATGCTCGGGCAGATCCAGGTCACCCGCTTCGGTCCGCCCAGCTTCGCCATGGCGCGCATCCTGGAGGCCCGCACGGAGCTGCTCGCGCTGGCCAACAGCCTGCACCCGCAGCTGGCGCAGGAGGGCGGCGGGGCGCGGGAAGTGGAGGTCCGGCTGTTGCCCTCGCCGGAGCCCGGCATGGACCCGCTGCTCGTGGTGCATGTGCACGTCGACACCCGGGAGGCGCAGGGCGCGGACGTGGTGGACTCGATGATGGAGACGCTGGCGCCGCGCATCGAGCAGCTCACCGGGGGCAAGGTCTATGTGCGAGCCCTGACGCACCTGTCGGCCCAGTGCCTGGCGCGCGCGCGCTGTTCCATCCCCGAACGGATGCTGGGGGACTTCGGGCTGTCCGGAACGGAGGTGGCGGAGGGCGTGGTCCAGGCCAGCCGCTTCGCCCAGGCGGACCCGTACCGGGCGGCCGCGCACAACAAGGGCATCATGAACGGCATCGACGCGCTCGCGCTCGCGACGGGGCAGGACTGGCGCGCCATCGAGGCGGGCGCGCACGCGTTCGCGGCCCTCAAGGGGCGCTACGGCCCGCTGTCGGTGTGGCGCAGGGAGGGCGGCAACCTGCTGGGCGAAATCCAGCTGCCGCTCGCGCTGGGCACCGTGGGCGCAACGCTCCAGGCGCACCCGGGGGTCCAGTCGGCGCTCACCTTGCTGGGGCGTCCCAGCGCGCGGGAGCTGGCGTGCATCTTCGTCTCGGTGGGGCTGGCGCAGAACCTGGCGGCGCTGCGCGAACTGGGCGCGGCGGGCGTGCAGCGGGGCCACATGACGGTGCATGCGCGCACCGTGGCCTCGAGCGTGGGCGCGCCGCCCGAGTGGGTGGAGGCCATCGCCGCGCTGCTCGTGCAGGAGGGCGAGGTGAAGCCGGACCGGGCGCGTCAGGTGTTGGACAGGATGCGCGGTGGAGGGGAGGCGGCCAGCCTGGCGCCACCGCCTCCGACCGTGGACCTGCGTCGTCGCGAGGACCTGGAGTGA
- a CDS encoding metallophosphoesterase family protein, whose translation MRVAILADIHGNLPACEAVLEDIERSVAPDFIVAAGDLALRGAHPRETVDLIFDRCDSVLMGNTDCYLAGNYLGGAYRERDHWKTELLRWTREQLGEEHLRKLGALPFSVRYTPRKGQDLFVCHANPRNLEESLDPTLDDVAVRRYFAHLDAAACAFGHLHFPYRRRVGRMLIADVASAGIPRDGDLRPAYGVFTYTPKGWRVQIRRVRYPVRKATQALTARRVPGGPLLIHKLVEARYRHHHALMEAARRHSGLPPPGPVLRPPPGAPIRNAAVPLEGRAPPEVDPTSLPTDMDGTVTDATPLPLDVLNDLDG comes from the coding sequence ATGCGGGTCGCCATCCTCGCGGACATTCACGGCAACCTCCCCGCCTGCGAGGCCGTGCTGGAGGACATCGAGCGCTCCGTGGCGCCCGACTTCATCGTCGCGGCCGGAGACCTGGCGCTGCGCGGCGCGCACCCTCGCGAGACGGTGGACCTCATCTTCGACCGCTGCGACTCCGTGCTGATGGGGAACACGGACTGCTACCTCGCCGGGAACTACCTGGGGGGTGCGTACCGGGAGCGGGACCACTGGAAGACGGAGCTTTTGCGCTGGACGCGGGAGCAGCTGGGCGAGGAGCACCTGCGCAAGCTGGGCGCCCTGCCCTTCTCCGTGCGCTACACGCCGCGCAAGGGGCAGGACCTCTTCGTGTGCCACGCCAACCCGCGCAACCTCGAGGAGTCGCTGGACCCCACGCTGGATGACGTGGCGGTGCGCCGCTACTTCGCCCACCTGGACGCGGCCGCGTGCGCCTTCGGTCACCTGCACTTCCCCTATCGCCGCCGCGTGGGCCGCATGCTCATCGCGGACGTGGCCAGCGCGGGCATCCCACGTGACGGAGACTTGCGCCCCGCCTACGGCGTCTTCACGTACACGCCCAAGGGCTGGCGCGTGCAGATTCGCCGCGTGCGCTACCCGGTGCGCAAGGCCACCCAGGCGCTCACCGCGCGCCGCGTGCCCGGCGGCCCGCTGCTCATCCACAAGCTCGTGGAGGCGCGCTACCGCCACCACCACGCGCTGATGGAGGCCGCGCGCCGTCACTCCGGCCTGCCGCCTCCGGGCCCCGTGCTGCGGCCCCCACCGGGCGCGCCCATCCGCAACGCGGCGGTGCCGCTGGAGGGCCGGGCGCCACCGGAGGTGGACCCCACCTCCCTGCCCACGGACATGGACGGAACCGTCACGGACGCGACGCCGCTGCCGCTGGATGTGTTGAACGACCTGGACGGCTGA
- a CDS encoding SixA phosphatase family protein: MSPRELPLLLVRHAEAEEAHVLGDEARALTPEGRALFRQHARKLARLTPLRGIITSPLVRAVQTAELLAEALGLAQVDVHPALLPKKGAARRILKLAHELGPGFAMVGHNPSLEKALALALGDDTRAPDKLRKGTAVALRSLADDGGYQLVWWAAPGRSLKRYDTED; encoded by the coding sequence ATGTCTCCCCGCGAACTGCCCCTGCTGCTCGTCCGCCACGCCGAAGCCGAGGAAGCCCACGTCCTGGGCGACGAAGCCCGCGCCCTCACCCCCGAAGGCCGCGCCCTGTTCCGCCAGCACGCGCGCAAGCTGGCCCGCCTCACGCCGCTGCGCGGCATCATCACCAGCCCCCTGGTCCGCGCCGTCCAGACGGCGGAGCTGCTCGCCGAGGCCCTGGGCCTGGCCCAGGTGGACGTCCACCCCGCGCTCCTGCCGAAGAAGGGCGCGGCCCGCCGAATCCTCAAGCTCGCCCACGAGCTGGGCCCGGGCTTCGCGATGGTGGGCCACAACCCCTCGCTGGAGAAGGCGCTCGCGCTCGCGCTGGGCGACGACACCCGCGCCCCCGACAAGCTGCGCAAGGGCACGGCGGTGGCGCTGCGCTCCCTCGCAGACGACGGCGGCTACCAGCTGGTCTGGTGGGCCGCGCCGGGCCGCTCGCTCAAGCGCTACGACACGGAGGACTGA
- a CDS encoding SulP family inorganic anion transporter — translation MSTSHGNAGSAWKNLAADLPASLVVFLVALPLCMGIALASGAPIVSGLIAGVVGGVVVGLLGGAPLQVSGPAAGLAVMVFGFIQTMGLAMTCAAVAVAGVLQMAFGGLKVARAALAISPAVIHGMLAGIGILIVLGQVHIVLGGSPQSSAWQNIKELPEQIIGLHGPAAVLGLVTIGLMVVWPFLAKGKLKLVPAPLVAVVGATAASVFWGAEVARVQLPENVFSSIQLPAIPTGNWGTFIAAVLSLALVASAESLLSAVATDKMHTGPRANLDKELFAQGVANTVSGLVGGLPITGVIVRSAANIAAGAKSRWSAVIHGVLLLVFVTTLGSVAGLVPLTVLAGLLVVVGTKLVNLHHIRELQKRGEVMVYAVTVAGVVGINLLAGIGLGLLVAILRLLWRLGSVKVDVKQAHDEYLVVVSGSLTFVGVPRLSTALAQVPAGSKVRVDLAVDTLDHSGFEAIESWSDTHRKTGGSVVMESLEEVWVRSGTSKTSSPVLGHQVSNNTLASEGAR, via the coding sequence ATGTCGACGAGTCATGGGAACGCTGGCTCGGCCTGGAAGAACCTGGCCGCTGACCTGCCCGCTTCCTTGGTGGTGTTCCTGGTGGCGTTGCCGTTGTGCATGGGCATCGCCCTGGCTTCCGGTGCGCCCATCGTGTCGGGCCTCATCGCCGGCGTGGTGGGCGGTGTGGTGGTGGGCCTGTTGGGCGGTGCGCCGCTCCAGGTGAGTGGCCCCGCGGCCGGCCTGGCGGTGATGGTGTTCGGCTTCATCCAGACCATGGGTCTGGCGATGACATGCGCGGCGGTGGCCGTGGCGGGCGTGCTGCAGATGGCCTTCGGTGGCCTGAAGGTGGCGCGCGCGGCCCTGGCGATTTCGCCCGCGGTGATTCACGGAATGCTGGCGGGCATCGGCATCCTCATCGTGCTGGGGCAGGTGCACATCGTGCTGGGCGGCAGTCCCCAGTCGAGCGCGTGGCAGAACATCAAGGAACTGCCCGAGCAGATCATCGGCCTGCATGGTCCGGCCGCCGTGCTGGGCCTGGTCACCATCGGGTTGATGGTGGTGTGGCCATTCCTCGCCAAGGGCAAGCTGAAGCTCGTCCCCGCGCCGCTGGTGGCGGTGGTGGGCGCGACGGCGGCCTCGGTGTTCTGGGGCGCGGAAGTGGCGCGCGTGCAGCTGCCAGAGAACGTGTTCAGCAGCATCCAGCTGCCGGCGATTCCCACGGGCAACTGGGGCACGTTCATCGCGGCGGTGCTGTCGCTGGCGCTGGTGGCGAGCGCGGAGTCGCTCCTGTCGGCGGTGGCCACGGACAAGATGCACACGGGCCCCCGGGCCAACCTGGACAAGGAGCTGTTCGCGCAGGGCGTGGCGAACACGGTGTCCGGGCTCGTCGGCGGCCTGCCGATCACGGGCGTCATCGTGCGCAGCGCGGCGAACATCGCGGCGGGCGCGAAGTCGCGCTGGTCGGCGGTCATCCACGGCGTGCTGCTGCTGGTGTTCGTCACCACGCTCGGCTCGGTGGCGGGCCTGGTGCCGCTGACGGTGCTGGCCGGTCTGCTCGTCGTCGTCGGCACCAAGCTGGTGAACCTGCACCACATCCGCGAGCTGCAGAAGCGCGGCGAAGTCATGGTCTACGCGGTGACGGTGGCGGGCGTCGTCGGCATCAACCTGCTGGCGGGCATCGGCCTGGGATTGCTGGTGGCCATCCTGCGGTTGTTGTGGCGGCTGGGCAGCGTGAAGGTCGACGTGAAGCAGGCCCACGACGAGTACCTCGTGGTGGTGAGCGGCTCGCTCACCTTCGTGGGTGTTCCCCGTCTGTCGACGGCGCTGGCGCAGGTTCCCGCGGGCTCCAAGGTTCGCGTGGACCTGGCCGTGGATACGCTGGACCACTCGGGCTTCGAGGCCATCGAAAGCTGGAGTGACACGCATCGCAAGACGGGCGGCTCGGTCGTCATGGAGTCGCTCGAGGAGGTCTGGGTCCGCAGCGGGACGTCCAAGACCTCGAGTCCTGTCCTGGGTCACCAGGTTTCCAACAACACTCTCGCCTCAGAAGGTGCCCGATGA
- a CDS encoding sulfite exporter TauE/SafE family protein, producing MTPFLFTFVVLAFSVGAGLLGSLLGIGGGLILIPVLTLLLKVDIHYAVGASIVSVIATSSGAAAAYVRERMANLRVAMFLEVATTAGALTGAFLSGRVGGRGVYLVFGAVMAYSALVMLRRLKSDAVPTEVPEDALADRLGLHGSYFDESLGREVGYRVTRPVAGLGLMYVAGTVSGMLGIGSGALKVPAMDLTMRLPLKVSTATSNFMIGVTAAASAGVYFARGHIDPFIAGPVCVGVTLGAWLGSRHLMARVNAAWLRALFVGVLLWVAFEMLRKGWSS from the coding sequence ATGACACCCTTCCTCTTCACGTTCGTCGTCCTCGCCTTCTCCGTGGGCGCGGGCCTTTTGGGCTCGCTCCTGGGGATTGGCGGCGGGCTCATCCTCATCCCCGTGCTGACGCTGTTGTTGAAGGTGGACATCCACTACGCGGTGGGGGCGTCCATCGTCTCCGTCATCGCCACGTCCAGCGGGGCCGCGGCGGCGTACGTGCGCGAGCGGATGGCCAACCTGCGCGTGGCCATGTTCCTGGAGGTGGCCACCACCGCGGGCGCGCTCACCGGGGCCTTCCTGTCGGGTCGGGTGGGCGGGCGTGGGGTGTACCTCGTCTTCGGCGCCGTCATGGCGTACTCGGCGCTGGTGATGCTGCGCCGGCTGAAGTCGGACGCTGTCCCCACCGAGGTGCCCGAGGACGCGCTCGCGGACCGGCTGGGGCTGCACGGCAGCTACTTCGACGAGTCGCTGGGGCGCGAGGTGGGCTACCGCGTCACCCGTCCCGTGGCGGGGCTGGGGCTGATGTACGTGGCCGGCACGGTGAGCGGCATGCTGGGCATCGGCTCGGGCGCGCTGAAGGTGCCCGCCATGGACCTGACGATGCGGCTGCCGTTGAAGGTGTCCACCGCCACGAGCAACTTCATGATTGGCGTCACGGCGGCGGCCAGCGCGGGCGTGTACTTCGCGCGGGGCCACATCGACCCGTTCATCGCGGGGCCCGTGTGCGTGGGTGTCACGCTGGGCGCGTGGCTGGGCTCGCGGCACCTGATGGCCCGGGTGAACGCCGCGTGGCTGCGCGCGCTCTTCGTGGGCGTGTTGCTGTGGGTGGCCTTCGAGATGCTGCGCAAGGGGTGGTCGTCATGA
- a CDS encoding DUF1634 domain-containing protein: MSEPRSNEPRVEVRAVVVPPAGSAPLSAELLISDLLRYGVLASMALVTLGTVVTFLRHPDYLVSSEALERLTAPHPVPHGLADVVAGAMAARGQSFVMAGLLVMMAVPVMRVALSLLIFRQQKDRLYVAITTCVLTLLLVSFLVGAAEG, encoded by the coding sequence ATGAGTGAGCCCAGGTCGAACGAGCCCCGCGTGGAGGTCCGCGCGGTGGTGGTGCCCCCCGCCGGCTCCGCTCCGCTGAGCGCGGAGCTGCTCATCAGCGATTTGCTGCGCTACGGCGTGCTCGCCAGCATGGCGCTGGTGACGCTGGGCACGGTGGTGACGTTCTTGCGTCACCCCGACTACCTGGTGTCGTCGGAGGCGCTGGAGCGCCTCACCGCGCCGCACCCGGTGCCGCATGGGCTGGCGGACGTGGTGGCCGGCGCCATGGCCGCGCGCGGGCAGTCCTTCGTCATGGCGGGCCTCTTGGTGATGATGGCCGTGCCGGTGATGCGCGTGGCGCTGTCGCTGCTCATCTTCCGGCAGCAGAAGGACCGGCTCTACGTGGCCATCACCACCTGCGTGCTGACGCTCCTGCTGGTGTCCTTCCTGGTGGGCGCGGCGGAGGGCTGA
- a CDS encoding sigma-54-dependent transcriptional regulator — translation MNTHLLLVDDDRTFASLAATVLRHEGFRVTLAHSLHDARAALARQAPEVVVLDRRLPDGDGIDFLPELRAQFPDTAVMMVTAHGDIASAVDAIKQGARDYLSKPVELDDLVLRARRAAQDLQLHERLRQAESELGGRRRLLRPRAPAMVAALQMMERIATAPRSPVLITGETGAGKEVLARHLHNVQGGQGPFVHVNCAALPSALVESELFGHERGAFTDARAARRGLVEVADGGILFLDEIGELPLSLQAKLLTFLDQGAFRRLGGTTELTSNARVVTATNRDLTREVAESRFREDLYFRLSVFRVEIPPLRERREDVLPLAESLLVELCAELGRRPVDFSSAAKARLERYRFPGNVRELRNVLERALVLEPGPALELQALEPRGNLGPAAVDPDAFVVSGGPRTLDEVERLYVKHVLGRLEGRRMEAAKALGLSYPTFLRKLEES, via the coding sequence ATGAACACCCATCTGCTGCTGGTGGATGACGACCGGACCTTCGCCTCGCTGGCGGCCACCGTGCTGCGTCACGAGGGCTTCCGCGTGACGCTGGCGCACTCGCTCCATGACGCCCGCGCGGCGCTCGCGAGGCAGGCCCCCGAGGTGGTGGTGCTCGACCGGCGCCTGCCCGACGGGGACGGCATCGACTTCCTGCCGGAGCTGCGCGCGCAGTTCCCGGACACGGCGGTGATGATGGTGACGGCGCATGGCGACATCGCGAGCGCCGTGGACGCCATCAAGCAGGGCGCGCGCGACTACCTGTCCAAGCCCGTGGAGCTGGACGACCTGGTGCTGCGCGCGCGCAGGGCCGCGCAGGACCTGCAGTTGCACGAGCGGCTGCGCCAGGCGGAGAGCGAGCTGGGCGGACGGCGCCGGCTCTTGCGTCCTCGCGCGCCGGCCATGGTGGCCGCGCTCCAGATGATGGAGCGCATCGCCACCGCGCCGCGCAGCCCGGTGCTCATCACCGGCGAGACGGGCGCGGGCAAGGAGGTGCTCGCGCGGCACCTGCACAACGTGCAGGGCGGGCAGGGGCCCTTCGTGCACGTCAACTGCGCGGCGCTGCCGTCCGCGCTGGTGGAGAGCGAGCTGTTCGGCCACGAGCGGGGCGCCTTCACCGACGCGCGCGCGGCCCGGCGCGGGCTGGTGGAGGTGGCCGACGGCGGCATCCTCTTCCTCGACGAGATTGGCGAATTGCCCCTGAGCCTGCAGGCCAAGCTGCTCACCTTCCTGGACCAGGGCGCCTTCCGGCGGCTGGGCGGGACGACGGAGCTGACGAGCAACGCCCGCGTTGTGACGGCCACCAACCGCGACCTCACGCGCGAGGTGGCCGAGAGCCGCTTCCGCGAGGACCTCTACTTCCGGCTCAGCGTCTTCCGCGTGGAGATTCCGCCCCTGCGCGAGCGGCGCGAGGACGTGCTGCCGCTGGCGGAGTCGCTGTTGGTGGAGCTGTGCGCGGAGCTGGGGCGCAGGCCGGTGGACTTCTCCAGCGCGGCGAAGGCCCGCCTGGAGCGCTACCGCTTCCCGGGCAACGTGCGCGAGCTGCGCAACGTGCTCGAGCGCGCGCTGGTGCTCGAGCCCGGCCCCGCGCTGGAGCTCCAGGCGCTGGAGCCCCGCGGCAACCTGGGCCCCGCCGCGGTGGACCCGGACGCCTTCGTGGTCTCCGGCGGCCCTCGCACGCTCGATGAGGTGGAGCGGCTCTACGTGAAGCACGTGCTGGGCAGGCTGGAGGGGCGGCGCATGGAGGCCGCCAAGGCCCTGGGCCTGTCGTATCCCACCTTCCTGCGCAAGCTCGAGGAGTCCTGA
- a CDS encoding carbonic anhydrase, with the protein MKKLIRGLLDFQLKSRPAYRDVFARLAKGQSPDCLFISCSDSRLVPNLMVSTDPGDLFVVRNVGNMVPASDAHGVSTGDQSEAAALEFSISNLEVQDVVICGHSSCGAMKALLGGGQVPGAPNLSAWLAHGNESLKTFNAGSAVGEGLPEYDRLSQLNVLQQLAHVASYPLVKERVAAGKLRLHGWWFDIANAQVHVWRPAHGRFIPMTELVGEALLRELGGDSLHPGEGTAANQSNGAVHLSAVAGGH; encoded by the coding sequence ATGAAGAAGCTCATTCGTGGTCTCTTGGACTTCCAGCTCAAGAGCCGGCCTGCTTACCGAGACGTGTTCGCCAGGCTGGCCAAGGGGCAGTCTCCGGATTGTCTCTTCATCTCCTGCTCGGACAGCCGGCTGGTGCCGAACCTCATGGTGTCCACGGACCCCGGCGACCTGTTCGTCGTGCGCAACGTGGGCAACATGGTGCCCGCGTCGGACGCGCACGGCGTCTCCACGGGTGACCAGTCCGAGGCCGCGGCGCTGGAGTTCTCCATCTCCAACCTCGAGGTCCAGGACGTGGTCATCTGCGGCCACTCGAGCTGCGGCGCGATGAAGGCGCTGCTCGGCGGCGGTCAGGTGCCCGGCGCGCCGAACCTGTCGGCGTGGCTGGCGCACGGCAACGAGTCGCTCAAGACGTTCAACGCGGGCAGCGCGGTGGGCGAGGGCCTGCCGGAGTACGACCGCCTCTCGCAGCTCAACGTGCTCCAGCAGCTGGCGCACGTGGCCTCCTACCCGCTCGTGAAGGAGCGCGTGGCGGCGGGCAAGCTGCGGCTGCACGGGTGGTGGTTCGACATCGCCAACGCGCAGGTGCACGTGTGGCGCCCGGCGCACGGCCGCTTCATCCCCATGACGGAGCTGGTGGGGGAGGCGCTCCTGCGCGAGCTGGGCGGCGACTCGCTGCACCCCGGCGAGGGCACGGCGGCGAACCAGTCGAACGGCGCGGTGCACCTGTCGGCCGTGGCCGGCGGCCACTAG